The window TGATTAAAGCTTTAGCTTGAGAAAAAGTAACAAACCAGCATCTGTCAAAGAATCTCTGGCATCTTCTCTGGGTGTAATTTGTGGTCTCAAATTCAATTCATTTGCAGAGGAAGTGTCACCATTACTGCCACTGGCACCACCTCCAAGACTAAGAGAGATCCAATCCTCAGTGAAGACACCATTTGACCCATCTGCATGATCTCTCAGTTCATGCTGCATAGATGATTCTGCTGGTTTTGTAGGGAGAAAAATCTGAAGGGATGGATCTTCTCTGGGAAATGCCAGTGGATTGTCAACCAACCCACCATTTAAATCATCGTCAGGTCGACCTGCTGAGGAATCTGGTATGAGAGTGCCAGATCCCAAAGTATCTGGAGCCAACGTATAACCATTCAGTGACGAGGAGCAATTAATATTGCCATGATGCAAATCAATCAATGCGTCTGACACATCATCCTCCACTTCAGAACTGAATAATTGGAATCCCGGGACTGCTGGAGTTCCAGATTGCAATGGCCAGAGGGAGGGCATACCAAAATCATCTTCACTGGGATTATTAAAAACTCCAGGATTGTGATCTTCCCTATATGGATCAATAATTCCAGGCTGTAGCACTGAGTAAACATCAACTGCATCACtagtttgattatttttgtaCCCAGTTATACGAGTATGAGACATCAATACATCATTGTCTTCTTCTGAATCACTAAGAATAATAACTTGTGCATCACCCATCAGAGCAGAAGCGTTATTAACATTATATCCATAAGCTGAATCAATATTATTGTTAAACACAGAATCCATCTCAATCCCATTGGTAGTAGAATAATCAATATGCTCACCACCACCCTGATTTACGCTAGGATCATCTTCATCCCGGCCACTTCCAGTATCACTGCTGCTCATTGGAATAATAACATGTTCATGATTTTCTAAATCCTCATTCAATCTATTATTACCAGAAGAGGTGTTTGTGTTCTCAGGTTTGCTGACTTCCCAAACACCATTACTATTCTTCCTGATGCCAAGTTTTAAAACACCAATAGGACTATCTGAAACACCTTCCTGTTTGAGCTTTATATTTTCCATGCTCTTGACTTCATCAGTAGAAACAAAGAGGGATCCATCTGGACGGTGCCATTGAGCAAGAGTCCCCAACTCCCGGCGTTCACTTTCATTCTTAGCCTTGACCCGCCAACAACCATCAGGCTTCACCTCAACCTCTGCAATCTCTTCTCCACAATTTTTCATCTGTGCCAGCAAATCAGTATAAGAGATAACTACTGATTAAACAAACTCGAGTATGAGCTTtgtgaagagagagaaataaagatCAAAGGAGAAAAAACACTACCAGAGTGGTGATGCGATTGAAGTAAGGGTCAATAATGATATTCTCCAAAGCATAATTTTTAAGGCATATGGGGCACTGCCACTGCAGAAAGAATTAATGcttcatcaacatttttttaagaaaaaaggtaTACGACAAATCATGCTCAAATTTTTTAGAATCATACCTTCCTTGACCGTTCATTCATTTCCACAAAAACTTCAAGATCAAAACAACCCATGTGAACACAAGGTTTGAATCTTCCTGCAATCTTCATTCTTGAACCACTCATCTATAAATTTCACAAgtgtataaaattttatgactTCAGGAACTGATTTATAAAACTCCATGAGTACTAAAAGTGTCTGAAAGCCTTACTGGGCAACGGAGATTGATGCTAAACGTGTCTGAAACGACTTCCAAATCACTATCACTATCAGCATTATCATTTGCATTTCCACCCCCAACACAACAACAGACACGTGCAAGAGCATCTTCAAAATGCTCACCATTAGACTCCTCTGGAATCATGCTTAGGACCTAGGTAACAGAGaccaaatcattaattttacagCACTATTGAACAATAAACATGTGTAATAACATTAAATGAAGATATAGactttaaaaaatcaacatggATGTCAAAGGCATTTCAACAAAACAGATATAAATGTCAAATCCTTTGTAAATTATTGATGTGAACTTTGGAAGTTCCGTAGACCAAAtcttctcatttttgtttttttgtgttcTCAAGGGCTTCTTTAAGAGACCAGCCTCAGAAACTTTGGACTGACCATATTATATAAGGAGATTAACATCAAACTTGACTATTCCAATAAGCCCGGATTGAAGGAACCAAAAGTCATCCAGAATACTATACTTAGAAATTAAGCAAGTTTAGAATGCAATCTACCTCTGGCATACTGAGCCTTTTAACAATACGGACCCCTACACAGAATATGCGAGCATCACACCCTGTTAAGGAAATCTTATTAATTCCGTCCTTTGTATATGGCGTGATCTGACaaaggagaaataaaataagaaattgagTAAAACCAATatgaatgaaatttaattaacacTGCTGAAAAGATCGGACTAAAACTAGCACTCAGGCATAAATATCtacattagaaaaataaaagcacagGAAATGATATCACAGAAATTTCTGAATTGCTATAATCAATAGAAGACAATAAACTCACAACTGGACCAGTGTCACGACCATTAGCCCCAAGCAACTGTGAACCAGGTCTGTTAATTGCACGAACAGGAAGACCTACATGAATATAGTCAAATCAATGAGAAAAACTCAATTCAACCACAATTCATGAATTCCAGAAGAAATGTTTGATGCTTTCTTTACTAACAAAATAGATACTTCtaaatacatataataatatgaTATGCTGATGTGCAAACTAAAATAAGACCCACAACATGAAACAATTCTCAAAAGGAAACTAAAAAAACAGTGAGGCGATCATGACTTGTAACATACCATTGACCTTTAGATCTGCAAACTGTGGCCATTGCATCCTGAATGAAACCTTGTCATTCAAAAGCATACACCAAACCTAGATATGAAACAATTGCCATACATTATTACCAGGATAGAATTATGCATTAAACTACTAGCACTAAACCAAACCAACCTGAACatcatattctgattttgatacCAACTCCTTGTTTGCTCTTGAGAGTTGAAACATTCTTTCCACACTCTGTACTGGGTTTGATCTGAACGATTCAAACAGCAATATCATTAAATCATTCAAGCAGAAAGTTACATTAAAAATTAGGTTTAAGCAACAGTAAACGATAAATATGTGATGGATTTGAGAATGATTTAAGAAAACCATGAGACAAGAAAAGATAACACTCAAATAAAGAGGGGAGAAATCTAGTTCCAAAAGATTAATATCCTGAGAGAATTTTCACCacagaaaaacaaattcaacacCCAAACAATTTTTCTTCACACAATGTAAATAAGAAATAGCACAATTTAGAGCATATATAGAAAGAAACCAAAAAACTATATACAATGCATATGAACTTCTattaaaagaaaggaaatagaTATCACAACCATGAACCAAGTTACACAATGTCAAACCATGTCTAACTTCAACCACACAATGTACTCTTACCCATCAGTGGGAATATTGGTTGTGGTCAACTTCACCGGAAACAAAAGGTGTGTCACTGAAATACAAAACCTGTAACATAAAGAAGagcaaaatatacaaatttgagTGATGGGTTAAAGAAAATGGTAAACAATAAATGCGTAGGAAGTTTCTTTCAATTACAAGATAATATAACAGATTAAAAGAGGAAGAAATCATCCAAGAAAACAAACACCGGCATTCATCAGGGAATCATAATCATGTCTTCGAAATGAAAATGttctaccaaaattaaaagcctTATGATGATAATTAGAATCTCTATTCATAACTAGAAGACATAAAAATGTTATCATAGaagaataaaatacataaattaactGCCTCTGCAACTATCAACATGCCACTAAAAGAAACCATCAACAATGAAGTTACCACAATGCAACATGATATCATCTCATAAGTTCAGTTAATTGTACAAATACAGGATATCATAGATAACAAATTGGgggaaaaaacaaataattttgactAACACAACTACAGAAGCCCTTGAGAACACAAAAAGCAAAATTAGCACGTCaagtaaggataaaaaatattcagCACTGAATGTGGAAGAAAAATCTTCTGAACAATTTACTCCACCCCATCTACTAAAATAAGAAGGGAACACAACATACGGGTCTGCCCGATCAAGTCGACATATTTCACAGTAGAATTTATCAGGAATGGGTGGGATTCCATCCATAGGTTTCTCTGGAATAATAACACAGCTGATGTGCTGTGACGCATGGCATCTTGTATCTTCACACTGTAATTAGacggaaaaaaatgttaattaacaAACATAAGTTGTCACAATATATCTTGATTAAAAGAAGTTGTTGGGGGAGGGGGATGGAATtaccaataaaattataaggGCATGTAAAAAGgcacataattttatatatcatgAGGATagaaaacatataaatttaatattacaccTTGACCAATGGCTCTGTATCGAATACATTTCCACAGAGACAGCGAATCTTTGTATCTGATTGATAGGAATCGTCAATTTCACCTTTAATTTTCACATTACTGCTATCTGAGGCACCCTGTCCCTTTGATGCAAGATCAATGGCCCCGGATACCTGCAACTTTCTGggcaaaaagaaaacacaagaagtcatgaatgaaaaataataaaccaaGGAGATTATAGCATATACCAGTAtaatcaacttaaaaaaaacatagaaacaaatcaaatcatGTGTGAACTATGAACTGATCTAGAAACTTTCAGCCTTTACATTTATCTAAAGCTTATCAAaactaaataaagaaaatatcacCAACAGTGTTGTTTCTGAACTTACCTAAACGTGTCATCCACTAATTTGGCCACTTCTTGTTTTCCAACAGCATTCTTCTTGGTCCACAATTTGGAAACTGGGAAAAAGTAACAAGCTGTGTGCttagtttaaaagaaaaaagacggAGGAACATTAGAAAGGCAACTTCACAtgttaaaatcacaaaaataaattatatgcatgattaataaaataatccaaaattcATATTCAATGAACTATGCCTTAATAGAAGTTGCCACCACTCCAAAGACCAAACCAGTGCTTTAAAACTTGGCTTAGACCAGCCAGTTCAAGCCTTGAATCAGATTGAAAAATGTAATTGAACcagaaaaaaacttatttgactTGGCTGGTTTGCAGCATGCCCAGAGGACTGGTAAGTTTTCCAAACCATCCACCCCTCACACTCAGTAAAAGTGAGCCATCACCCAACCCTTGCCAGTGGCTAGCTTGTTGCCTTGTTTGCATCACAGTGTGCAAGGCAGAGACAATGTAAAGCAAGGCAAAAGATAGAGCCAAATAGAGAAATTAGAAATGAGAAATTGataggaattaaaaatgaaaccGAACAGTTTTATTAAACAACTAAAATAGGAGAATTAGTCCTCCTCCAAGGTTTCACCCTCACAAGAGTTCCCCCTTTTCTTACAAAATATCTCTCTGAATGCCTTCTCACCTTATTCCCCCTAATTATCCAATTGGTACCCTCTAACTACTTTTAACTGTCCCTAACTATTTCTTCCCCTTCTATCCTAATAATATCACTCCAATAAAAGTCAACCATCCTCAAGTTGAAATTCTGGAAACTAGAAACAGATCAGATATATAGACCCTCCTTAAGTAACCCCCTTCAGTGGCTAGGTAACCACTTGGTATGAGCCTAATCAATGTGGTCCCCTGATGAGCAATTGAAGAAAATCCCAGCACATTGCTGGTTGAGATAGTGGAAGATCAACTTCTGAATTGAGCTTGGCAATAACCCTTCTTTCTTCATGATTCCTGTAATTAAAACCAATTTGGGTCTGGCCTATTAGGTAAAAAATTATAGCTAGCTTGCAGAGCTCCAGTTCTGCCCCTTCCTATTTTTCCTTCTCTCTGAATGTATCCATCTCCCTAAAACAACCGTAAATGATGTTCATGGCTAAAATAGTTTTTCTGCAACCCACACCAATAGTGCCCACTTCAGTGACAATTTTCCACAATTTAGTCCATATCGCAGCCATGACAACTTCTACTTCAAACTGCACTGCTATTCAACTTTTGTGGCATGCTCCAGCCACTCCAAGATGCAATTCCACAATAGAGTCACTATTTGGGACTGTTGACAACTAGGGTTGACCAGTGTGACCCATTGAGCTAGAACTTCAACTGAATTGATGACTGATcggaattttaaaaatgttctcTAGACACAAATATTATGACAAGCCATAAAAGGAAATTTGCTGTAAAAACACTAGTCCAAACACATAGGATTAAAAGGAAAGTTTATTATAAAgtgcaaataaaaaatcactgcATTTTGCAAGGATTTCCATCTAacttaaattaaagaaaattaatacattaaaaCATATAGAACAATTAACAACATTTGAGGCATATGTATGTTCAAGAGTTTGGTTAATAACTGTATTATGCAGATATATTAAGCTTTGTCAAAACCCAAACAGAAACATTACAAAAATACGGCAGAGTTACAACTAAAGGTTAAGTCTCTGTGTATGTATGTCATAGAAAGAGCACAATCATACCTTGGTCCTCTGAGAGGATAGCTAATATTCTATCAACAAGATCCTACAGAAAACGAAGCATTCGTTAttcatattattatattgtCCTAAAACTCAAAAAAAGATAGAATGGAGTTAAgcattaacaaaataattataattgcaCAAGTTACAACAATCATGAAAGTCGATGCCACTGTGATATTATCCATCTTTTCTAAGCGTTTCTATTTCATATTCTTGATTACTAGGAAACATACAAGTCTAATCCATGCAACCTAAATACAGCAATTCAAATTGCGTGTAATCTAGTGGGAAAGGGGGTTAaaacatatcatataaaaaataacaagtaaTCAGTCAACGGACACTATTCAATGATGCCAATTACGGTTGCATTCaggtttcaaagaaaaatactaaaattgaaGATACAAAGTCAGTAATTTTTTCTCTCCTCACCTGCTTCTTTCCCTGTTTTGAGAGTCCCAAATGAGTGAGCACATCTTTGAGCTCTTTTATACGGAAATGTTGCAATTTTTCCTACAAGAAAAGTAACTAGATAAGTAAAGTAGAACAGCATAGCCCATGGTTAATATTACACAGCATAAACTCGATAAAAAATGAGTAGAACCTCTCCCTGCACCACTGTACCCCTGGTTAACAATGATCATGataaataaatcaaactaaacagaAACTGTCAAGTCCAATCAATGAATAAGGCACAAACTAAGCTTGCCAGAGAAATTTATAATACCTATGCatgtaatcaaatttaaaaatttaaaagcaataaGTTTCCTTGCTCCCTCTTTGTCACCATTCTAAACCTTATATTGCCAATTACCACGAAAATCAAAACTGTATTCTGCATTAAAAATTTAACGCTGAGAAACCAAACTAACAGAATttacaaacaagaaaacaaaaggtaaacaaacaatcCAATGAGTTAGGCACCactaaaaccaaaaccaaaaattaaaaaagcatGAATATACCTTGCAACTGGCTACCAAATCCATTTTGCAAAGAATCTTCAGCAAAAAAACGAAGACCTATCTGCAAGCAAGGCCCCGGAAGCTAGTGCATGCCGCCTCCAGCAGCGATCAATCTACTCAAATTAAGtaaaaacaagcaaaacaaaaGCAACCAGTAAACTTAGATGATGAATTGAAAGAATTAGGAGTAAAACTCATGACTAAGGGCGAGGAGGGAAAATTAAGCACAAATTAAAATGCTAATCATGGAAACGAATCGTCACAAAacaagcaaaaaaaggaaaatgcagGGACGATTAGGGTTTTGGGAGCTTACTTGCGCGTTGGTATGCGTTTCTGTTTGAGCCAAAAACGAAACCTACACTTAATCTTCGGACCTGTCGCCGATATTCAATCCGATTTTCTTAACAGGAACACGTCCGGGCTAGGTTTCAGTACGCTAGCGTCTAAATTCAATGGACACAAAATCCTTTCTGTTTTTCCTTGTTTCTGCAAGTTCCTCTTCTTTGCCACAATTTATTAAGGGTTTCACCATGGTGGGTGACATTGCATTTTTCTAAAAAGTAATTATACTCAAAatggtaaatttattttttgtagatTTTATTCTTTGGCTGTTTGTCTCCATACATttgtattttaagaataatctatatctaattagaaaatttatgttcgatttttttatttaaattttttttgttgaaaaatatatgtattctcttacctaaaacaaaaaaatattgtaaattattattaaaaaatacaacaatacaaaataattaaaatattttaaataacttttataaaattttagaaatgtaattataaaaattacaataaacttTCACATTAATTTGGAGAGAAGTATTTTTTGGTGAAGCTTGACTCTAAATTAGCTTATAGGCTAATAGAATGTctttttaaatacatattaatattaatgtcAATATCTACACATGTGTCAGTTTaggtaaaatagttttttttaaatataagcaCGGAGATAAGTATTATCACCcatcaaataaataatcaatatttGAATCCTTATTCTCACATTTAATAGTGTCTATTACCTGAAGGAaaatgtggaaaaaaaaatgttaccttACTTATGTTGCATTCATTATCGTTCCTAATAATAAATTGtagcaaaataaaattgattgtagttattcattattcatattcaaaaaatgaaataacaatAGAGAACaagtaaaacaaaaaaccaagtcatatgtgtatttattttttaaaagcaaaaatgatgttaaaaaatcaaggataaaatatttttgtcttttgcatctcaaaatttggttttaattcctttataaatataatacatttttactccatatgttttaataaaaaataatgatcgaAACGAGCTATAAATACGCAAAATTAATTCGGCCTCAAAATCCAACATTCAACATTATCAATATAATTAATCTCATTAACAATAAATActaaaacaatattatattgattaaaaatttaatttatcccatctgatttttttttttttacaaatatgaataatattttacttaTCTCTTATATATAAACGTTCATCTACTTCTTCGTGTCTTCATCACTCTCCATATTCTCCTTCACattcacttttattttaataatatttctctCATAAAGTGATCAACTACANNNNNNNNNNNNNNNNNNNNNNNNNNNNNNNNNNNNNNNNNNNNNNNNNNNNNNNNNNNNNNNNNNNNNNNNNNNNNNNNNNNNNNNNNNNNNNNNNNNNCCTCGCCccgcgggggggggggggctcccccccccccccccccccccccccccccccccccgcgcGCCCGCCCCCCGCCCCCGGGCCgcccgcccccccccccccccccccccccccccccccccccccccccccccccccccccccccccccccccccccccccccccccccccccccccccccccccccccccccccccccccccccccccccccccccccccccccccccccccccccccccccccccccccccccccccccccccccccccccccccccccccccccctatatatatatatatatatacctacatatatatatatatatatatatatatatatatatatatatatatatatatatatatatatatatatatatatatatatatatatatatatatatatatatatatatatatatatatatatatatatatatatatatatatatatatatatatatatatattattctgtATTGGAAATTGAAATATGTTCCTATCAATCTGAaacttattatttcttttaatttattattttcaacatctttaattctaacttaaatttaaatgtttttttgcaaaataaattatcaataatcaaaaataacaatacttcataaacataaatcatttctcataaatttaaaatattatgtataagttaaaaaattaattattacattatatttataaaataattaatatatttaaatattttatttattataaattataattttaaattatatagaataaatattttttatgagcaATACTAGTTTAATAACTAATAagttttaaaagagaaaagccCTGATCTATTAGATATTTGGATTACATaccatgaaaaaataaatataaaatgagtttaaggatgattgataattgatagtataaaataatattcaattataatgtactgttattataattttttaaggtaattatcgtaaaatttttaaaaatatcatatattctGATTTGTGATGGGATGAAAGTATAATATATAGCCCTTTTctcgagaaaaaaaaacaaataaacttaTCTTggttgaaattaattataaacacaATAAAGTTCTAGATATTGGAAGGAGAAGATACctatttgaagttttattttattttttgataaacaaAGAGGCACAAAGGCCcaagagggaaaaaaaactaCATAGAATTGAGGCTAGGAGTAGAAACTTCGGTCGTT of the Glycine max cultivar Williams 82 chromosome 13, Glycine_max_v4.0, whole genome shotgun sequence genome contains:
- the LOC100803144 gene encoding E3 SUMO-protein ligase SIZ1 isoform X2 translates to MDLVASCKEKLQHFRIKELKDVLTHLGLSKQGKKQDLVDRILAILSEDQVSKLWTKKNAVGKQEVAKLVDDTFRKLQVSGAIDLASKGQGASDSSNVKIKGEIDDSYQSDTKIRCLCGNVFDTEPLVKCEDTRCHASQHISCVIIPEKPMDGIPPIPDKFYCEICRLDRADPFCISVTHLLFPVKLTTTNIPTDGSNPVQSVERMFQLSRANKELVSKSEYDVQVWCMLLNDKVSFRMQWPQFADLKVNGLPVRAINRPGSQLLGANGRDTGPVITPYTKDGINKISLTGCDARIFCVGVRIVKRLSMPEVLSMIPEESNGEHFEDALARVCCCVGGGNANDNADSDSDLEVVSDTFSINLRCPMSGSRMKIAGRFKPCVHMGCFDLEVFVEMNERSRKWQCPICLKNYALENIIIDPYFNRITTLMKNCGEEIAEVEVKPDGCWRVKAKNESERRELGTLAQWHRPDGSLFVSTDEVKSMENIKLKQEGVSDSPIGVLKLGIRKNSNGVWEVSKPENTNTSSGNNRLNEDLENHEHVIIPMSSSDTGSGRDEDDPSVNQGGGEHIDYSTTNGIEMDSVFNNNIDSAYGYNVNNASALMGDAQVIILSDSEEDNDVLMSHTRITGYKNNQTSDAVDVYSVLQPGIIDPYREDHNPGVFNNPSEDDFGMPSLWPLQSGTPAVPGFQLFSSEVEDDVSDALIDLHHGNINCSSSLNGYTLAPDTLGSGTLIPDSSAGRPDDDLNGGLVDNPLAFPREDPSLQIFLPTKPAESSMQHELRDHADGSNGVFTEDWISLSLGGGASGSNGDTSSANELNLRPQITPREDARDSLTDAAPLLLGVNDVRPDKASRQRSDSPFSFPRQKRSVRPRPYLSIGSDSE
- the LOC100803144 gene encoding E3 SUMO-protein ligase SIZ1 isoform X4, with translation MDGIPPIPDKFYCEICRLDRADPFCISVTHLLFPVKLTTTNIPTDGSNPVQSVERMFQLSRANKELVSKSEYDVQVWCMLLNDKVSFRMQWPQFADLKVNGLPVRAINRPGSQLLGANGRDTGPVITPYTKDGINKISLTGCDARIFCVGVRIVKRLSMPEVLSMIPEESNGEHFEDALARVCCCVGGGNANDNADSDSDLEVVSDTFSINLRCPMSGSRMKIAGRFKPCVHMGCFDLEVFVEMNERSRKWQCPICLKNYALENIIIDPYFNRITTLMKNCGEEIAEVEVKPDGCWRVKAKNESERRELGTLAQWHRPDGSLFVSTDEVKSMENIKLKQEGVSDSPIGVLKLGIRKNSNGVWEVSKPENTNTSSGNNRLNEDLENHEHVIIPMSSSDTGSGRDEDDPSVNQGGGEHIDYSTTNGIEMDSVFNNNIDSAYGYNVNNASALMGDAQVIILSDSEEDNDVLMSHTRITGYKNNQTSDAVDVYSVLQPGIIDPYREDHNPGVFNNPSEDDFGMPSLWPLQSGTPAVPGFQLFSSEVEDDVSDALIDLHHGNINCSSSLNGYTLAPDTLGSGTLIPDSSAGRPDDDLNGGLVDNPLAFPREDPSLQIFLPTKPAESSMQHELRDHADGSNGVFTEDWISLSLGGGASGSNGDTSSANELNLRPQITPREDARDSLTDAAPLLLGVNDVRPDKASRQRSDSPFSFPRQKRSKLKKVEQHFWSSGNGR
- the LOC100803144 gene encoding E3 SUMO-protein ligase SIZ1 isoform X3, with the protein product MDLVASCKEKLQHFRIKELKDVLTHLGLSKQGKKQDLVDRILAILSEDQVSKLWTKKNAVGKQEVAKLVDDTFRKLQVSGAIDLASKGQGASDSSNVKIKGEIDDSYQSDTKIRCLCGNVFDTEPLVKCEDTRCHASQHISCVIIPEKPMDGIPPIPDKFYCEICRLDRADPFCISVTHLLFPVKLTTTNIPTDGSNPVQSVERMFQLSRANKELVSKSEYDVQVWCMLLNDKVSFRMQWPQFADLKVNGLPVRAINRPGSQLLGANGRDTGPVITPYTKDGINKISLTGCDARIFCVGVRIVKRLSMPEVLSMIPEESNGEHFEDALARVCCCVGGGNANDNADSDSDLEVVSDTFSINLRCPMSGSRMKIAGRFKPCVHMGCFDLEVFVEMNERSRKWQCPICLKNYALENIIIDPYFNRITTLMKNCGEEIAEVEVKPDGCWRVKAKNESERRELGTLAQWHRPDGSLFVSTDEVKSMENIKLKQEGVSDSPIGVLKLGIRKNSNGVWEVSKPENTNTSSGNNRLNEDLENHEHVIIPMSSSDTGSGRDEDDPSVNQGGGEHIDYSTTNGIEMDSVFNNNIDSAYGYNVNNASALMGDAQVIILSDSEEDNDVLMSHTRITGYKNNQTSDAVDVYSVLQPGIIDPYREDHNPGVFNNPSEDDFGMPSLWPLQSGTPAVPGFQLFSSEVEDDVSDALIDLHHGNINCSSSLNGYTLAPDTLGSGTLIPDSSAGRPDDDLNGGLVDNPLAFPREDPSLQIFLPTKPAESSMQHELRDHADGSNGVFTEDWISLSLGGGASGSNGDTSSANELNLRPQITPREDARDSLTDAAPLLLGVNDVRPDKASRQRSDSPFSFPRQKRSEMEDDVI
- the LOC100803144 gene encoding E3 SUMO-protein ligase SIZ1 isoform X1, yielding MDLVASCKEKLQHFRIKELKDVLTHLGLSKQGKKQDLVDRILAILSEDQVSKLWTKKNAVGKQEVAKLVDDTFRKLQVSGAIDLASKGQGASDSSNVKIKGEIDDSYQSDTKIRCLCGNVFDTEPLVKCEDTRCHASQHISCVIIPEKPMDGIPPIPDKFYCEICRLDRADPFCISVTHLLFPVKLTTTNIPTDGSNPVQSVERMFQLSRANKELVSKSEYDVQVWCMLLNDKVSFRMQWPQFADLKVNGLPVRAINRPGSQLLGANGRDTGPVITPYTKDGINKISLTGCDARIFCVGVRIVKRLSMPEVLSMIPEESNGEHFEDALARVCCCVGGGNANDNADSDSDLEVVSDTFSINLRCPMSGSRMKIAGRFKPCVHMGCFDLEVFVEMNERSRKWQCPICLKNYALENIIIDPYFNRITTLMKNCGEEIAEVEVKPDGCWRVKAKNESERRELGTLAQWHRPDGSLFVSTDEVKSMENIKLKQEGVSDSPIGVLKLGIRKNSNGVWEVSKPENTNTSSGNNRLNEDLENHEHVIIPMSSSDTGSGRDEDDPSVNQGGGEHIDYSTTNGIEMDSVFNNNIDSAYGYNVNNASALMGDAQVIILSDSEEDNDVLMSHTRITGYKNNQTSDAVDVYSVLQPGIIDPYREDHNPGVFNNPSEDDFGMPSLWPLQSGTPAVPGFQLFSSEVEDDVSDALIDLHHGNINCSSSLNGYTLAPDTLGSGTLIPDSSAGRPDDDLNGGLVDNPLAFPREDPSLQIFLPTKPAESSMQHELRDHADGSNGVFTEDWISLSLGGGASGSNGDTSSANELNLRPQITPREDARDSLTDAAPLLLGVNDVRPDKASRQRSDSPFSFPRQKRSKLKKVEQHFWSSGNGR